Proteins found in one Micromonospora sp. WMMD1082 genomic segment:
- a CDS encoding DUF6596 domain-containing protein, which yields MTDLDEVITRVHREEWARMVATLARRFGDLDIAEEMTAEAFATAIERWPGDGVPPNPGAWLTTTAHRKAIDRRRREARREDKHREALMLSGTSEPLGAIDDDRLRLVFTCCHPALAVEARVALTLRLVGGLTVAEIAHAFLVQETTMGRRITRAKAKIKAAKIPYGVPLREDLPARVTGVLTVLYLIFNEGYLASNPEKEAVRGDLTAEAIRLSRLLRDLMPADGEVVGLLALMLLTEARRAARVSASGQLVTLDEQDRGAWDRELIAEGHALVRARLACGQAPGRYQILAAINALHTDARDVRATDWSQVIALYDQLIHVDPSPVVRLNRAIAVAEFDGPEVALAEVDGLPLEGYHAYHATRAELLRRLGRSEESRAAYDRAIGLAGNTAETAYLTRRRDQLSGP from the coding sequence ATGACCGATCTCGACGAGGTGATCACCAGGGTCCACCGCGAGGAGTGGGCCCGGATGGTCGCGACCCTGGCCAGGCGATTCGGGGATCTCGACATCGCCGAGGAGATGACCGCCGAGGCGTTCGCGACCGCCATCGAGCGTTGGCCGGGCGACGGCGTCCCCCCGAATCCCGGCGCGTGGCTCACCACCACCGCCCACCGCAAGGCCATCGACCGGCGCCGGCGCGAGGCCAGGCGCGAAGACAAGCACCGGGAGGCGCTGATGCTGTCCGGCACCTCCGAGCCGCTCGGCGCCATCGACGACGATCGGCTCCGTCTCGTCTTCACCTGCTGTCACCCCGCCCTCGCCGTCGAGGCACGGGTTGCGCTGACCCTGCGGTTGGTCGGCGGGCTCACCGTAGCCGAAATCGCCCACGCGTTCCTGGTGCAGGAGACCACCATGGGCCGGCGGATCACCCGGGCGAAGGCGAAGATCAAGGCGGCGAAGATCCCCTACGGCGTACCGTTACGGGAGGATCTCCCGGCCCGGGTCACCGGGGTGCTCACCGTCCTCTATCTGATCTTCAACGAGGGCTACCTGGCCTCGAACCCCGAGAAGGAGGCGGTCCGCGGCGACCTGACCGCCGAGGCGATCCGGCTGTCCAGGCTGCTCCGTGACCTGATGCCGGCGGACGGCGAGGTCGTCGGGCTCCTGGCGCTGATGCTCCTGACCGAGGCCCGCCGGGCCGCGCGGGTATCGGCGAGCGGTCAGCTCGTCACCCTCGATGAGCAGGATCGCGGCGCGTGGGACCGCGAGCTGATCGCCGAGGGTCACGCCCTGGTCCGCGCGCGTCTCGCCTGCGGCCAGGCGCCGGGCCGCTACCAGATCCTCGCTGCGATCAACGCCCTGCACACCGACGCCCGCGACGTCCGCGCCACCGACTGGTCGCAGGTCATCGCGCTCTACGACCAGCTGATCCACGTCGACCCCTCGCCGGTCGTACGGCTCAACCGGGCGATCGCGGTCGCCGAGTTCGACGGCCCGGAGGTCGCCCTGGCCGAGGTGGACGGTCTGCCACTGGAGGGCTACCACGCCTACCACGCCACCCGCGCCGAGCTGCTGCGCCGGCTGGGCCGCAGCGAGGAGTCGCGGGCGGCATACGACCGGGCCATCGGGCTGGCCGGCAACACCGCCGAGACCGCATATCTCACCCGTCGGCGCGACCAGTTGTCCGGCCCGTGA
- a CDS encoding zinc-binding dehydrogenase: MGAERFIATQDSDPAEALRAWDGGADLVVNASPSTSAAVATLTGLAPDGWLVLCGYDPEPLTLSTQPMVLNRLHVMVNPSGSPHDLRDTLAFSATHGIVPDFTPIGLRDANAALDAMANGRAAKRSVIAFG; encoded by the coding sequence ATGGGCGCCGAACGGTTCATCGCCACCCAGGATTCCGACCCGGCCGAGGCGCTCAGGGCCTGGGACGGCGGTGCCGACCTCGTCGTCAACGCCTCACCGTCCACCTCGGCCGCCGTGGCCACGCTCACCGGCCTGGCGCCCGACGGTTGGCTCGTGCTGTGCGGGTACGACCCCGAACCGCTGACCCTGTCCACCCAGCCGATGGTCCTCAACCGGCTGCACGTCATGGTCAACCCGTCCGGCTCCCCGCACGACCTGCGCGACACCCTCGCGTTCTCGGCGACGCACGGCATCGTGCCCGACTTCACGCCGATCGGTCTGCGCGACGCCAACGCGGCGCTCGACGCCATGGCCAACGGCCGGGCCGCCAAGCGGTCGGTCATTGCCTTCGGCTGA
- a CDS encoding SAM-dependent methyltransferase, with product MASNEAAPSGVDVSVPSIARVYDFMLGGKDNFAVDRTVAEHALKITPDGPQAAQANRAFLRRVVRFLAAEQKIGQFLDLGSGLPTQGNVHQVATRHDPQARVVYVDNDPIVLAHGRALLAHEGAATVIQADVRSPEVILEGAEVRQFLDFSRPIGLLLFGILHHIGDDEDPKAVAAKLIEALPSGSYVAISHFRDPGERQPDASRKAREVERIFNESLGTGRWRTDEEILSFVEGLEVLEPGLVPLAEWRPEPGETAPSQSDTYHTFVGLVARKP from the coding sequence GTGGCGAGTAATGAGGCGGCACCGTCCGGGGTCGACGTCAGCGTGCCGAGCATTGCCCGGGTCTACGACTTCATGCTCGGCGGCAAGGACAACTTCGCGGTGGACCGCACCGTGGCTGAGCATGCGCTCAAGATCACGCCGGATGGTCCGCAGGCCGCCCAGGCGAACCGGGCCTTCCTGCGTCGGGTGGTTCGCTTCCTCGCCGCGGAGCAGAAGATCGGCCAGTTCCTCGATCTCGGTTCGGGTCTGCCCACGCAGGGCAATGTGCACCAGGTGGCCACGCGTCACGACCCGCAGGCGCGGGTGGTCTACGTCGACAACGACCCCATCGTGCTGGCGCACGGGCGGGCGCTGCTGGCCCACGAGGGCGCCGCGACGGTGATCCAGGCCGACGTCCGATCGCCGGAGGTCATCCTGGAAGGTGCGGAGGTGCGCCAGTTCCTGGACTTCAGCCGCCCGATCGGGCTGTTGCTCTTCGGGATTCTGCATCACATCGGGGACGACGAGGACCCGAAGGCGGTGGCGGCGAAGCTGATCGAGGCGCTTCCGTCCGGCAGCTACGTGGCGATCTCCCACTTCCGTGATCCCGGCGAGCGGCAGCCGGATGCGTCCCGTAAGGCGCGCGAGGTCGAGCGCATCTTCAACGAGTCGCTCGGCACCGGCCGCTGGCGTACCGATGAGGAGATTCTCTCCTTCGTCGAAGGCCTGGAGGTGCTGGAGCCGGGGCTGGTGCCGCTGGCCGAGTGGCGGCCGGAGCCGGGCGAGACGGCGCCGAGTCAGAGCGACACCTACCACACCTTCGTCGGACTCGTCGCGCGCAAGCCGTGA
- a CDS encoding fused MFS/spermidine synthase: MDADDRLELAVDPSRPTGRTLFAGGVEQSYVDVADPTYLHFEYVRRMAAVADFAAPAGDPLDVLHLGGGALTLPRYVAATRPGSTQVVVERDPAVVELVAHELPPRPAGVKVHVADAREAVLAAPASAYDLVLADIYRAARMPPHVATVAFAAEVARVLRPDGIYLVNVTDLPPLVLARVQAATLRAVFADVCVVADRRMLRGRRYGNVVLAAAPRPRRLPVARLVARALRDPVPGGVLHGPALDTFIASTRPNAGEAER, translated from the coding sequence ATGGACGCCGACGACCGCCTTGAGCTGGCCGTCGATCCGTCCCGGCCCACCGGGCGTACGCTGTTCGCCGGCGGCGTCGAGCAGTCCTACGTGGATGTCGCTGATCCCACGTACCTGCACTTCGAGTACGTCCGCCGGATGGCCGCCGTGGCGGATTTCGCCGCGCCGGCCGGTGATCCGCTGGACGTGCTGCACCTCGGCGGCGGTGCGCTGACGCTGCCGCGCTACGTCGCCGCGACCCGGCCCGGCTCGACGCAGGTGGTGGTCGAGCGGGATCCGGCCGTGGTCGAACTGGTGGCGCACGAGCTGCCACCCCGACCGGCCGGTGTCAAGGTGCATGTCGCCGACGCCCGGGAGGCCGTTCTTGCCGCGCCCGCCAGCGCGTACGACCTGGTGCTCGCCGACATCTACCGGGCGGCCCGGATGCCGCCGCACGTGGCCACCGTGGCATTCGCCGCCGAGGTCGCCCGGGTGCTGCGACCGGACGGCATCTACCTGGTCAACGTCACGGACCTGCCGCCTCTGGTCCTCGCTCGGGTGCAGGCGGCCACCCTGCGGGCGGTCTTCGCCGACGTGTGCGTCGTCGCCGACCGGCGGATGCTGCGCGGCCGCCGGTACGGCAACGTGGTGCTCGCCGCGGCGCCGCGCCCGCGCCGGCTGCCCGTGGCGCGCCTGGTGGCGCGGGCGCTGCGCGATCCGGTGCCCGGCGGGGTGCTGCACGGGCCGGCGCTCGACACGTTCATCGCCAGCACCCGGCCGAACGCCGGCGAGGCCGAGCGTTGA
- a CDS encoding NADP-dependent oxidoreductase, translating to MRAVSYAEFGGPEVLHVVADLPVPEPGPGQVRVRLAASVVHPVDLMIRAGRFPAPLPSGLPYIPGWDVAGTVDAVGPSVAGFRTGDDVIGFSHWLRTTVGAHAEYVVLAAEWLTAAPTGIPATEAATLPTNGLTAAQALDLLALPPGSTVLVAGAAGQVGGFTLALARVAGLRATGIAGAGDREFVESQGAAFVPRSDGPLAVTPGTFDAAVDLALIGPSLMELVSDGGGYVAAAPPLRPASVRGIRTFALEVLPDGSRLGELVKLVESGDIPLRVAGVYSFADAAAAHKRLAQGGVRGSVVIVP from the coding sequence ATGCGCGCAGTCAGCTATGCAGAGTTCGGAGGGCCGGAGGTGTTGCACGTGGTGGCGGACCTGCCGGTGCCCGAGCCGGGGCCGGGGCAGGTGCGGGTGCGCCTCGCCGCGTCCGTCGTCCACCCGGTTGACCTCATGATTCGTGCCGGCCGATTCCCGGCACCGCTGCCGTCCGGGCTGCCGTATATCCCCGGCTGGGATGTGGCAGGCACGGTCGACGCGGTCGGTCCGTCCGTCGCCGGTTTCAGGACCGGTGATGATGTCATCGGCTTCTCGCACTGGCTGCGCACCACGGTCGGTGCCCACGCCGAGTATGTGGTCTTGGCGGCCGAGTGGCTGACCGCGGCGCCCACCGGGATTCCCGCCACCGAGGCCGCGACTCTGCCGACCAACGGCCTCACCGCCGCGCAGGCCCTCGACCTGCTCGCGCTCCCGCCGGGCTCCACCGTGCTTGTCGCCGGCGCCGCAGGGCAGGTCGGCGGGTTCACCCTCGCCCTGGCCCGGGTCGCCGGTCTACGCGCCACCGGAATCGCGGGAGCCGGCGACCGCGAGTTCGTCGAGTCGCAGGGCGCGGCGTTCGTGCCGCGCTCGGACGGTCCGCTCGCGGTGACACCGGGCACCTTCGACGCGGCCGTCGACCTGGCGCTGATCGGCCCGTCACTGATGGAACTGGTCAGCGACGGCGGTGGCTACGTGGCCGCCGCACCCCCGCTGCGCCCAGCGTCGGTGCGGGGGATCCGGACGTTCGCCCTGGAGGTGCTGCCGGACGGATCCCGGCTCGGCGAGCTGGTGAAACTGGTCGAGAGCGGCGACATCCCGTTGCGGGTCGCCGGGGTGTACTCCTTCGCCGACGCCGCGGCGGCCCACAAGCGACTGGCCCAGGGCGGCGTGCGAGGCAGCGTAGTGATCGTTCCCTAA
- a CDS encoding helix-turn-helix domain-containing protein: MATTTAGQRREQAKRDYDAFLAACPTRELLSTLTDKWAALVIAALADGPQRHSELARRIAGVSQKMLTQTLRKLERDGLLTRTVTASVPARVDYALTPLGGDLLPVMVAIKTWAEAHMDRVFTARAQFDARP, from the coding sequence GTGGCGACAACGACCGCTGGGCAACGACGTGAGCAGGCGAAACGCGACTATGACGCGTTTCTGGCGGCCTGCCCGACACGGGAGTTGTTGAGCACGCTCACCGACAAATGGGCGGCGCTGGTGATCGCGGCGCTCGCCGACGGCCCGCAGCGGCACAGCGAACTCGCCCGCCGCATCGCCGGCGTCAGTCAGAAGATGCTCACCCAAACGCTGCGCAAGCTGGAACGCGATGGCCTGCTCACCCGCACGGTGACCGCGTCGGTGCCCGCCCGCGTCGACTACGCGCTCACCCCACTCGGTGGCGATCTGCTCCCGGTGATGGTCGCGATCAAGACCTGGGCGGAGGCGCACATGGATCGCGTCTTCACGGCTCGCGCTCAGTTCGACGCACGACCATGA
- a CDS encoding O-acetyl-ADP-ribose deacetylase yields the protein MPVINAVLGDITTQDVDAIVNAANKAMRGGGGVDGAVHRSGGPAILRDCIARFPNGLATGDAGWTTAGDLPARWVIHTVGPNYSTGQRDRSLLEGCYRRALEVADELGARSIAFPLISTGSYGWPRADAIAAAIETIAAARTRVDEVRLVAFDEAVHKQIRSVLWAQCPPPVGSGTVGCLFEREPIQFGLRGDSYLWRELRARFANMPLPDDWLTLRTLITHVIEQVVGEPLTNRESTPWHDSTAAIYLPEFDPGHGMSAGTVHLPWWAHTGVPILLDRYAALRGSDALPDQ from the coding sequence ATGCCAGTCATCAACGCCGTCCTCGGTGACATCACGACGCAGGACGTCGATGCCATCGTCAACGCGGCGAACAAGGCTATGCGTGGAGGAGGCGGTGTGGATGGCGCCGTCCATCGCAGCGGCGGCCCGGCGATCTTGCGTGACTGCATCGCCCGGTTTCCGAACGGCCTCGCCACCGGCGACGCCGGCTGGACGACGGCAGGTGATCTGCCCGCCCGGTGGGTCATCCACACCGTCGGCCCCAACTACAGCACCGGGCAGCGTGACCGCTCCCTGCTGGAGGGGTGCTACCGGCGCGCGCTGGAGGTCGCCGACGAACTCGGCGCGCGCAGCATCGCGTTTCCGCTGATCAGCACGGGATCCTACGGCTGGCCACGTGCCGATGCCATCGCGGCGGCGATCGAGACCATCGCGGCGGCCAGGACCCGCGTCGACGAGGTACGGCTCGTCGCATTCGACGAAGCCGTACACAAGCAGATCCGTTCGGTGCTCTGGGCCCAATGTCCGCCGCCCGTCGGCTCAGGCACGGTGGGCTGCTTGTTCGAACGCGAGCCGATCCAGTTCGGCCTACGTGGCGATTCCTACCTGTGGCGGGAACTTCGCGCGCGGTTCGCGAACATGCCGCTGCCAGACGACTGGCTCACCCTGCGGACGCTCATCACCCACGTCATCGAGCAGGTCGTTGGCGAGCCTCTCACCAACCGCGAATCCACACCGTGGCACGACAGCACCGCAGCGATATACCTCCCCGAGTTCGACCCAGGCCACGGCATGTCCGCCGGCACCGTTCACCTTCCGTGGTGGGCACACACGGGAGTGCCGATCTTGCTGGACCGGTACGCCGCGCTACGCGGATCCGACGCACTCCCCGATCAGTGA
- a CDS encoding Type 1 glutamine amidotransferase-like domain-containing protein, which translates to MKLLLTSAGVQNPSIRGALVDLLGKPIADSSALCIPTACYPMGGPASAWRFITGQTPLPMCDLGWKSLGVLELTALPSIGEEQWVPWVREADVMLVAGGDATYLCHWMRQSGLADLLPSLWDTVWVGLSAGSMVLTPRIGADFVEWQSAPDDRTLGLVDFSIFPHLGLEPDNTMAGAERWAAEIAVPAYAIDDQTAIKVLDGTVEVVSEGHWRLFPA; encoded by the coding sequence GTGAAGCTTCTTCTCACATCCGCGGGTGTCCAGAACCCGAGCATCCGCGGTGCGCTGGTCGACCTGCTGGGCAAGCCGATCGCCGACTCCAGCGCCCTCTGCATCCCTACGGCGTGCTACCCCATGGGCGGGCCAGCCTCGGCCTGGCGCTTCATCACCGGTCAGACGCCGCTACCCATGTGCGACCTGGGCTGGAAGTCGCTGGGCGTCCTCGAGCTGACAGCGCTGCCCAGCATCGGCGAGGAGCAGTGGGTCCCCTGGGTCCGGGAGGCTGACGTCATGCTCGTGGCCGGCGGCGATGCGACGTATCTGTGCCACTGGATGCGGCAGTCCGGGCTGGCGGACCTCCTGCCGTCGCTGTGGGACACCGTCTGGGTGGGGTTGAGTGCTGGGAGCATGGTGCTGACCCCACGGATCGGTGCGGACTTCGTCGAGTGGCAGTCCGCGCCCGACGACCGCACACTGGGGCTCGTCGACTTCTCGATCTTCCCGCACCTGGGTCTCGAGCCGGACAACACCATGGCAGGTGCCGAGAGATGGGCGGCCGAGATCGCGGTTCCGGCGTACGCAATCGACGACCAGACGGCCATCAAGGTGCTCGACGGTACCGTCGAGGTCGTCTCCGAGGGGCACTGGAGGCTGTTTCCCGCGTAG